The proteins below are encoded in one region of Phaseolus vulgaris cultivar G19833 chromosome 1, P. vulgaris v2.0, whole genome shotgun sequence:
- the LOC137813777 gene encoding protein DETOXIFICATION 21-like isoform X1: MEGNLKQKLLNKEITSEQEKEDESSLTKKVWKESKLMWIVAAPAIFTRFSTFGLNIISQAFIGHIGPRELAAFALVFTVLIRFANGVLLGMASALSTLCGQAFGAKEYSMMGVYLQRSWIVLFLTALVLVPVFIFTSPILTLLGQDESIAQMAGTISLWSIPIMFSFIFSFTCQTFLQSQSKNVIIAFLAAFAIVIHVFLSWLLTMNFKMGIPGAMVSTILAFWIPNIGQLIFVTCGWCSDTWKGFSSLAFKDLWPVIKMSLSAGAMLCLELWYNTILVLLTGNMENAEVQIDALAICINVNGWEMMISLGFMAAASVRVANELGKGSSKAAKFSIVVTVLTSFSIGLILFLVFLTLREKIAYVFTTSEDVAIAVGDLSPLLAFSLLLNSVQPVLSGVAIGAGWQSTVAYVNIGCYYAIGIPVGILLGNVFHLQVKGVWIGMLFGTLIQTVVLIILTYRTNWDEQVMIARIRINRWSKVDVDHERIRSDN; encoded by the exons ATGGAGGGGAATCTAAAGCAGAAGTTGCTGAACAAAGAAATAACCTCAGagcaagaaaaagaagatgaatCATCGTTGACGAAGAAGGTGTGGAAAGAGAGCAAGTTGATGTGGATAGTTGCAGCACCAGCCATATTCACTAGGTTCTCCACCTTTGGTCTCAATATTATAAGTCAAGCTTTTATTGGTCATATTGGCCCAAGGGAACTTGCTGCTTTTGCTCTTGTCTTCACTGTTCTCATACGCTTTGCCAATGGTGTTCTG TTAGGAATGGCGAGTGCATTGTCAACACTTTGTGGACAAGCATTTGGTGCAAAAGAATATAGCATGATGGGAGTGTATCTTCAAAGATCATGGATAGTTTTGTTCTTAACTGCACTTGTTCTTGTTCCTGTGTTCATTTTCACAAGCCCAATTTTGACACTTTTAGGCCAAGATGAGAGCATAGCACAAATGGCAGGAACCATTTCTCTCTGGTCAATTCCTATcatgttttctttcattttctcatTCACTTGCCAGACATTCCTGCAATCTCAGAGCAAGAATGTCATCATTGCATTCTTGGCAGCTTTTGCGATAGTGATTCATGTTTTTCTCTCCTGGCTTTTGACAATGAATTTCAAGATGGGAATTCCTGGTGCAATGGTTTCAACAATTTTGGCATTCTGGATTCCTAACATTGGTCAACTCATATTTGTCACATGTGGTTGGTGCTCTGATACATGGAAAGGTTTCTCCTCTCTCGCATTCAAAGACCTCTGGCCTGTTATCAAGATGTCCCTTTCAGCTGGTGCCATGTTATG TCTTGAGCTCTGGTACAACACAATATTGGTTCTGTTAACGGGTAACATGGAAAATGCAGAGGTCCAAATTGATGCTCTAGCTATATG CATCAACGTCAATGGATGGGAAATGATGATATCACTTGGTTTCATGGCTGCTGCAAG TGTTCGAGTGGCAAACGAGCTTGGAAAAGGAAGCTCCAAAGCTGCGAAGTTTTCTATAGTTGTGACAGTGCTTACATCCTTTTCAATTGGGTTAATCTTGTTTCTAGTTTTCTTAACTCTAAGAGAAAAAATAGCCTATGTATTTACTACAAGCGAAGACGTGGCTATTGCTGTTGGGGATTTGTCACCTTTGTTGGCATTTTCTTTGTTACTAAACAGTGTTCAACCAGTTCTCTCAG GGGTTGCTATTGGAGCAGGGTGGCAGAGCACTGTAGCATATGTGAATATAGGGTGTTACTATGCCATAGGTATTCCTGTTGGAATATTACTTGGTAATGTTTTCCACTTGCAAGTTAAG GGTGTTTGGATTGGAATGTTGTTTGGGACACTAATTCAAACTGTAGTCCTAATTATATTAACCTACAGAACTAATTGGGATGAACAG GTAATGATAGCCCGTATCCGTATTAATAGGTGGTCTAAAGTGGATGTTGATCATGAAAGAATTAGATCAGATAATTAG
- the LOC137813777 gene encoding protein DETOXIFICATION 21-like isoform X2, giving the protein MEGNLKQKLLNKEITSEQEKEDESSLTKKVWKESKLMWIVAAPAIFTRFSTFGLNIISQAFIGHIGPRELAAFALVFTVLIRFANGVLMGIPGAMVSTILAFWIPNIGQLIFVTCGWCSDTWKGFSSLAFKDLWPVIKMSLSAGAMLCLELWYNTILVLLTGNMENAEVQIDALAICINVNGWEMMISLGFMAAASVRVANELGKGSSKAAKFSIVVTVLTSFSIGLILFLVFLTLREKIAYVFTTSEDVAIAVGDLSPLLAFSLLLNSVQPVLSGVAIGAGWQSTVAYVNIGCYYAIGIPVGILLGNVFHLQVKGVWIGMLFGTLIQTVVLIILTYRTNWDEQVMIARIRINRWSKVDVDHERIRSDN; this is encoded by the exons ATGGAGGGGAATCTAAAGCAGAAGTTGCTGAACAAAGAAATAACCTCAGagcaagaaaaagaagatgaatCATCGTTGACGAAGAAGGTGTGGAAAGAGAGCAAGTTGATGTGGATAGTTGCAGCACCAGCCATATTCACTAGGTTCTCCACCTTTGGTCTCAATATTATAAGTCAAGCTTTTATTGGTCATATTGGCCCAAGGGAACTTGCTGCTTTTGCTCTTGTCTTCACTGTTCTCATACGCTTTGCCAATGGTGTTCTG ATGGGAATTCCTGGTGCAATGGTTTCAACAATTTTGGCATTCTGGATTCCTAACATTGGTCAACTCATATTTGTCACATGTGGTTGGTGCTCTGATACATGGAAAGGTTTCTCCTCTCTCGCATTCAAAGACCTCTGGCCTGTTATCAAGATGTCCCTTTCAGCTGGTGCCATGTTATG TCTTGAGCTCTGGTACAACACAATATTGGTTCTGTTAACGGGTAACATGGAAAATGCAGAGGTCCAAATTGATGCTCTAGCTATATG CATCAACGTCAATGGATGGGAAATGATGATATCACTTGGTTTCATGGCTGCTGCAAG TGTTCGAGTGGCAAACGAGCTTGGAAAAGGAAGCTCCAAAGCTGCGAAGTTTTCTATAGTTGTGACAGTGCTTACATCCTTTTCAATTGGGTTAATCTTGTTTCTAGTTTTCTTAACTCTAAGAGAAAAAATAGCCTATGTATTTACTACAAGCGAAGACGTGGCTATTGCTGTTGGGGATTTGTCACCTTTGTTGGCATTTTCTTTGTTACTAAACAGTGTTCAACCAGTTCTCTCAG GGGTTGCTATTGGAGCAGGGTGGCAGAGCACTGTAGCATATGTGAATATAGGGTGTTACTATGCCATAGGTATTCCTGTTGGAATATTACTTGGTAATGTTTTCCACTTGCAAGTTAAG GGTGTTTGGATTGGAATGTTGTTTGGGACACTAATTCAAACTGTAGTCCTAATTATATTAACCTACAGAACTAATTGGGATGAACAG GTAATGATAGCCCGTATCCGTATTAATAGGTGGTCTAAAGTGGATGTTGATCATGAAAGAATTAGATCAGATAATTAG